In Corynebacterium endometrii, one DNA window encodes the following:
- a CDS encoding cobalamin-independent methionine synthase II family protein — translation MSNKILTTHVGSLPRTPELLEANLKRADGAISDEAFNEILTESVDKVVKRQLDLGLDIINEGEYGHITSGAVDYGAWWNYSFTRLGGLTMTDTDRWANQEKVRSEPGNIKLTSFIDRRDRALFSEAYNDPESGIFTGRKKVGNPEFTGPITYIGQDQVAADVKLLRDALDRAGAQHGFVAALSPGSAARLNNKYYDTDLEVVQACGAALSEEYKAITDAGLVVQFDAPDLAEAWDQINPEPSVEDFQAWVRERIDVLNDSIKDIPRELTRLHICWGSWHGPHVTDIPFEDIIDEILRAKVGGYSFEGASPRHAHEWRVWKEHKLPEGTVIYPGVISHNTNAVEHPRLVADRIIQFAELVGPENVIASSDCGLGGRIHHQIAWAKLDSLVKGAELASKELF, via the coding sequence ATGTCTAACAAGATCCTCACCACTCACGTAGGCTCGCTTCCTCGCACGCCCGAACTGCTCGAGGCAAACCTCAAGCGCGCGGACGGCGCCATCTCCGATGAGGCGTTCAACGAGATCCTCACGGAATCCGTGGACAAGGTCGTCAAGCGCCAGCTGGACCTTGGCCTGGACATCATCAATGAGGGCGAGTACGGCCACATCACCTCCGGCGCGGTTGATTACGGCGCGTGGTGGAACTACTCCTTTACCCGCCTGGGCGGGCTCACCATGACCGATACTGACCGCTGGGCCAACCAGGAGAAGGTGCGCTCTGAGCCCGGAAACATCAAGCTGACCTCCTTTATCGATCGCCGCGACCGCGCGCTGTTTAGCGAGGCGTACAACGACCCTGAGTCCGGCATCTTCACCGGCCGCAAGAAGGTGGGCAACCCCGAATTCACCGGCCCGATCACTTACATCGGCCAGGACCAGGTCGCCGCTGACGTGAAGCTGCTGCGCGACGCGCTGGACCGCGCGGGCGCCCAGCACGGCTTCGTGGCGGCCCTGTCCCCGGGATCCGCGGCGCGCCTGAACAACAAGTACTACGACACTGACCTCGAGGTGGTCCAGGCGTGCGGAGCCGCGCTGTCCGAGGAGTACAAGGCGATTACCGACGCAGGCCTGGTAGTCCAGTTTGATGCGCCAGACCTCGCCGAGGCGTGGGACCAGATCAACCCCGAGCCAAGCGTCGAGGATTTCCAGGCTTGGGTGCGCGAGCGCATCGATGTGCTCAACGATTCCATCAAGGACATTCCTCGCGAACTGACCCGCCTGCATATCTGCTGGGGCTCGTGGCACGGCCCGCACGTCACCGACATTCCTTTCGAGGACATCATCGACGAGATCCTGCGCGCCAAGGTGGGTGGCTACTCCTTCGAGGGCGCATCCCCGCGCCATGCGCACGAGTGGCGCGTATGGAAGGAACACAAGCTGCCAGAGGGCACCGTTATCTACCCGGGCGTTATCTCCCACAACACCAACGCCGTGGAGCATCCGCGCCTCGTTGCCGATCGCATCATTCAGTTCGCCGAACTGGTGGGCCCGGAAAATGTTATCGCCTCCTCGGACTGTGGCCTGGGCGGACGCATCCACCACCAAATCGCGTGGGCCAAGCTGGACTCCCTGGTCAAGGGCGCTGAGCTAGCGTCCAAGGAGCTGTTCTAA